One window of Methanogenium organophilum genomic DNA carries:
- a CDS encoding flavodoxin family protein translates to MTITTIFYSYSGVTRGIAEKIQAECGGELIEVTAVKPYSVLTAYSKGCYRAMKGEADAIEPSSIDVSASDLIVIGTPVWTLRAAPPVNGAVQAITGCEGKTAVLFATCGGQAKDTLTHLAEALAAKGVDVRVKIVLDKNDVQDKGKVDALISAVKSTALSAGTSTGPASEPPITPPAV, encoded by the coding sequence ATGACCATAACAACCATATTCTATTCCTATTCCGGGGTGACCCGGGGCATTGCGGAGAAGATTCAGGCTGAATGCGGCGGGGAGCTTATTGAGGTGACGGCCGTGAAACCATATTCGGTGTTAACGGCATACTCAAAGGGGTGCTACCGGGCAATGAAGGGCGAGGCGGATGCAATTGAACCGTCGTCCATTGATGTATCTGCATCCGACCTGATTGTGATCGGCACACCCGTCTGGACACTCCGGGCTGCTCCGCCGGTAAACGGGGCAGTGCAGGCTATTACCGGATGCGAGGGAAAAACAGCCGTTCTTTTTGCCACCTGCGGGGGACAGGCGAAAGACACGCTCACGCATCTCGCGGAGGCTCTCGCCGCAAAGGGCGTGGATGTCAGAGTAAAGATTGTGCTCGACAAGAATGATGTGCAGGACAAAGGGAAGGTTGATGCACTGATTTCGGCGGTCAAATCTACGGCTTTGTCTGCGGGAACGTCGACCGGCCCAGCTTCAGAGCCGCCGATCACACCACCTGCAGTGTAG